The Fervidibacillus albus genome contains a region encoding:
- the thiI gene encoding tRNA uracil 4-sulfurtransferase ThiI: MIYDQILIRYGEISTKGKNRQYFVDKLRDHLRYILRDFDQIKIKANRDRTYILLNGEDWEPIANRLKHVFGIQSFSPVLKVGKDIEIVKEYSRLLFEKLNAENKTFKVSAKRADKDYPYNSDELNRLIGGHLLKQIKGLSVDVHHPDLELRVEVRRDGVYLTCEVIKGAGGMPVNSAGKAMLMLSGGIDSPVAGYVSMKRGLEIEGVHFYSPPFTSVRSKEKVIDLAKKLAEISGRFTLHIVPFTEVQQTIQQSVPENYTMTVTRRMMLRITDELRKKQQGLAIVTGESLGQVASQTLESMFTINEVTNTPVLRPLIAMDKNEIIDIANRIDTLEISNRPYEDCCTIFTPAQPKTKPKRDRAESFEEKADYDTLIEKALTGIETIEIEAGKEPEQQLFENLF; the protein is encoded by the coding sequence ATGATTTACGATCAAATTTTAATCCGTTATGGGGAAATTTCGACGAAAGGGAAAAATCGTCAATATTTTGTCGATAAGTTGAGAGACCACCTCCGTTATATTTTACGCGATTTCGATCAAATTAAAATCAAAGCGAATCGAGATCGGACGTATATTTTGTTAAACGGAGAGGACTGGGAACCGATTGCTAATCGATTGAAACACGTATTTGGTATTCAATCGTTCTCGCCGGTATTGAAGGTGGGAAAGGATATAGAAATCGTAAAGGAATACAGTCGTCTACTTTTTGAAAAATTGAATGCGGAAAATAAGACGTTTAAAGTATCCGCAAAACGAGCAGATAAGGATTATCCGTACAATTCCGATGAGTTAAACCGGTTGATCGGCGGTCATTTATTAAAACAGATCAAGGGCCTGTCCGTAGATGTCCATCATCCGGATTTGGAACTGCGGGTGGAAGTGCGTAGGGATGGAGTGTATTTAACTTGTGAAGTAATTAAAGGGGCCGGAGGAATGCCGGTCAATTCAGCTGGTAAAGCGATGTTAATGCTTTCCGGTGGCATCGACAGTCCCGTCGCGGGATACGTATCCATGAAACGGGGACTGGAGATCGAAGGCGTCCATTTTTACAGTCCCCCTTTTACGAGTGTCCGTTCGAAGGAAAAGGTAATCGATTTGGCGAAAAAATTAGCGGAAATTAGTGGCCGATTTACCCTCCATATCGTTCCTTTCACCGAAGTTCAGCAGACGATTCAACAAAGTGTCCCTGAAAATTATACGATGACCGTTACAAGACGGATGATGTTAAGAATTACCGATGAACTTCGGAAAAAACAACAAGGACTGGCCATCGTTACTGGAGAAAGTTTAGGACAAGTGGCTAGCCAAACGTTAGAAAGTATGTTCACGATAAATGAAGTGACGAATACACCGGTTCTGCGTCCGTTAATTGCCATGGACAAAAATGAAATTATTGACATTGCCAATCGAATCGATACCCTCGAAATTTCCAATCGTCCTTATGAAGATTGCTGTACAATTTTCACTCCTGCACAGCCGAAAACGAAACCGAAGCGGGATCGAGCGGAAAGCTTTGAAGAGAAGGCAGATTACGATACACTAATCGAAAAAGCGCTCACCGGCATTGAAACGATCGAAATTGAAGCAGGAAAAGAACCGGAACAACAATTATTTGAAAATCTATTTTGA
- a CDS encoding alpha/beta-type small acid-soluble spore protein → MAQNYNNSNQLLVPGVQQAIDQMKTEIAQEFGVQLGPDTTSRANGSVGGEITKRLVQMAQQQLNGQQGQ, encoded by the coding sequence ATGGCACAAAATTATAACAACTCGAATCAATTGCTTGTACCAGGTGTTCAGCAAGCGATTGATCAAATGAAAACGGAAATTGCCCAAGAATTTGGCGTTCAATTAGGTCCGGATACAACTTCTCGTGCAAACGGATCTGTTGGGGGAGAAATTACGAAACGTCTCGTACAAATGGCACAACAACAATTAAATGGACAACAAGGTCAATAA
- a CDS encoding efflux RND transporter permease subunit, protein MEIDLSTLIIRYRKWIVICFFLFALIGALAQTTVQVNYNLVDYLPPDAPSTVAMDISEQQFTDSVPNATVMIRDVSIVEGLDYQSKLEALEGVSGVTWLDDVLDVKIPLEMAEQGVVDSYYRDRNALLFLRIEQGKEAKVLDRIYGIIGEENAVAGEAVNTAIAQKMAFKETMFATAILIPIILIILLLSTQSWIEPLFFLTTIGISILINFGTNIFLGDISFITQSIAPILQLAVSLDYAIFLLHSFSEHRKTAFNPEKAMKLAIKESFPSIAASASTTFFGFFALTFMNFGIGADLGLNLVKGIFFSFISVVLFLPAFTLTFYRWIDRTKHRTLVPNFKTFGTRIYKLGKPMLLLILLVIIPAFFAQSRTTFLYGVNDQPEYTRAGRDQMEIESVFGKQTPVVLMVPKGDIAKEEALVSAIEEHPEVTGIDSYVKLIGSAIPLEFIDSNVTAHYYSDQLARIIIHSETDVESKETFSFLDDIKRIVHTYYDETYLLGESVSLYDIKHTVERDHRIVNFLTVTAIAIVLLITFRTVSIPVILLFTIQSSVWLNLAVPYFMNTSIMYLGYLLINTIQLAATVDYGILFSETYRTKRRTMSAKQAVIQTTNEKFIAIFISASILSTVGFVLWLTSSNPIVSSVGLLIGRGAFLAFTMVVIVLPTIFVIFDRYIERTTRKENFYKES, encoded by the coding sequence GTGGAAATCGACTTATCGACCTTAATCATCCGATATCGAAAATGGATCGTCATATGTTTTTTTCTCTTTGCCCTTATCGGTGCCCTCGCCCAAACGACCGTACAAGTAAATTACAACCTCGTCGACTACTTGCCGCCCGATGCTCCATCGACCGTTGCCATGGACATCTCTGAACAACAATTTACAGATTCGGTACCGAATGCAACCGTCATGATTCGGGATGTTTCCATCGTTGAAGGGCTTGATTATCAATCGAAGTTAGAAGCGCTTGAAGGAGTATCAGGAGTGACCTGGTTAGATGATGTGCTAGATGTGAAAATCCCGTTAGAAATGGCCGAACAAGGAGTTGTCGATTCGTACTATCGCGACCGGAATGCGCTCCTTTTTTTACGGATTGAACAGGGAAAGGAGGCGAAAGTTTTAGACCGAATTTACGGGATTATTGGCGAGGAAAATGCTGTGGCCGGTGAAGCGGTGAACACAGCTATTGCACAGAAAATGGCTTTTAAAGAAACGATGTTTGCCACAGCGATACTCATTCCAATTATTCTCATCATTTTGCTTTTATCCACCCAATCTTGGATCGAACCACTATTTTTTTTAACCACCATCGGGATATCCATCTTAATTAATTTCGGGACGAATATATTTCTCGGAGACATTTCTTTTATCACCCAATCGATCGCTCCGATTTTACAATTGGCCGTATCCCTCGATTATGCGATTTTTTTACTACATAGTTTTTCGGAACATCGCAAAACGGCATTCAATCCGGAAAAGGCAATGAAATTAGCGATAAAAGAATCGTTTCCGTCCATCGCAGCGAGCGCATCGACGACATTTTTCGGCTTTTTCGCCTTAACGTTCATGAATTTTGGCATTGGTGCAGATCTCGGTTTGAATTTAGTAAAGGGCATTTTTTTCAGTTTTATTAGCGTAGTCCTCTTTTTACCCGCATTTACTTTGACCTTTTACCGATGGATCGACCGAACGAAACATCGCACGCTCGTTCCAAATTTTAAAACATTCGGTACACGCATATACAAACTCGGCAAACCGATGTTGTTATTAATACTGCTTGTCATCATCCCTGCATTTTTCGCTCAAAGTCGGACGACATTTTTATATGGGGTAAATGATCAGCCGGAATATACCCGCGCCGGAAGGGACCAAATGGAAATCGAATCGGTTTTTGGCAAACAGACGCCGGTCGTATTAATGGTGCCAAAGGGGGATATCGCCAAGGAAGAAGCGCTCGTTTCGGCCATCGAAGAGCATCCGGAAGTGACGGGCATTGATTCCTATGTAAAATTGATAGGTAGTGCCATTCCCCTTGAGTTCATCGATTCAAACGTCACCGCCCATTATTATTCAGACCAATTGGCTCGGATAATCATCCATTCCGAAACGGACGTGGAAAGTAAGGAGACGTTTTCATTTTTGGACGATATAAAACGAATCGTTCATACGTATTACGATGAAACCTATTTACTCGGCGAAAGTGTTTCGTTATATGACATCAAACATACGGTAGAACGGGATCATCGAATCGTGAATTTTTTAACGGTCACCGCCATTGCCATCGTTTTACTTATTACATTTCGGACCGTTTCCATCCCAGTCATCCTTCTGTTTACGATTCAATCCTCCGTTTGGTTAAATTTAGCCGTTCCTTATTTTATGAATACGTCGATCATGTATCTCGGATATTTGTTAATCAATACGATACAGCTGGCTGCGACAGTTGATTACGGAATTTTATTTTCGGAAACGTATCGAACGAAAAGAAGAACAATGTCTGCAAAACAAGCGGTAATCCAAACTACGAACGAAAAATTCATTGCCATATTTATTTCTGCATCGATTTTGTCGACCGTCGGATTCGTATTATGGCTTACCTCTTCCAATCCGATTGTATCTTCCGTCGGTTTGTTAATTGGTCGAGGTGCTTTCCTTGCCTTTACGATGGTCGTAATCGTTTTACCGACAATCTTCGTCATCTTTGATCGCTACATTGAAAGGACAACGCGAAAGGAAAACTTTTATAAGGAGTCGTGA
- a CDS encoding TetR/AcrR family transcriptional regulator produces the protein MGERLDRRKLYTRLVLKESLMNLLETKPISKITVKEICMLAEINRSTFYSHFANQYALLSKIEEDMIGDLYCYLEQFNSEEEKMTMKLLEYIETNQRAFQILLNENGESGFERRLKSITKQYMISHWLKGSFHQSESMYLSTFVVSGAIHVVKDWLKNGMDVPKDEMAKLINRFIQNGLSYRNGK, from the coding sequence TTGGGTGAAAGATTGGATCGGCGAAAACTTTACACACGTCTCGTTTTAAAGGAAAGTTTAATGAATTTATTGGAAACGAAGCCCATTTCGAAAATTACGGTAAAAGAAATTTGTATGTTAGCAGAAATTAACCGGTCGACCTTTTATTCCCATTTTGCTAATCAGTATGCCCTTTTGTCGAAAATCGAGGAGGATATGATTGGAGACCTTTATTGTTATCTAGAACAGTTTAATTCCGAAGAAGAAAAAATGACGATGAAACTACTCGAATATATCGAAACTAATCAAAGAGCTTTTCAAATATTATTAAATGAAAATGGAGAATCCGGATTTGAAAGGAGATTAAAATCCATTACGAAACAGTATATGATAAGTCATTGGCTGAAGGGGAGTTTTCATCAATCGGAATCGATGTATTTAAGTACGTTCGTCGTAAGCGGGGCGATCCACGTTGTAAAGGACTGGTTAAAAAATGGAATGGATGTGCCGAAAGACGAAATGGCAAAGTTGATTAATCGGTTTATCCAAAACGGTCTATCATATAGAAATGGGAAGTAG
- the rarD gene encoding EamA family transporter RarD, whose protein sequence is MREIYITNEGRERGKEYRFPALYMQKGVFYALLAYGIWGFLPIYWKWVDHVPSDEILIHRIIWSFVFSFIFVFVIIDRQEFLNSIRILRKEPKQMLIIFTASVIITSNWFLFIWAVNSGHVTDASLGYYMNPLISVLLGVIFFHERMNRGQRISFLFAVIGVIILTVSHGSFPLIAFGLALTFGFYGLLKKLVRLDALIGMTIETLFILPVAVGYFIYLQRAGKSVFLADSVLTDIVLVGAGLATFIPLFFFAKGVQRIPLYYAGILQYIAPTVMLLLGVFLYHESFSIVQFSAFSFIWLALIAFTYTNVKELYKKKQKGEVSM, encoded by the coding sequence ATGAGAGAAATTTACATAACGAATGAAGGGAGGGAGCGGGGGAAGGAATACCGTTTTCCCGCGTTATACATGCAAAAGGGTGTTTTTTATGCATTGCTTGCCTATGGTATTTGGGGGTTTTTGCCGATTTATTGGAAATGGGTCGACCACGTACCATCGGATGAAATCTTGATCCATCGAATTATTTGGTCCTTTGTGTTTAGTTTTATCTTTGTTTTCGTAATCATCGATCGCCAAGAATTTTTAAATTCCATTCGAATCTTGCGAAAAGAGCCGAAACAAATGTTGATCATTTTTACCGCTTCCGTCATCATCACGTCGAATTGGTTTTTATTTATCTGGGCTGTCAATTCCGGGCATGTCACCGATGCCAGTCTCGGTTATTATATGAATCCGTTAATAAGCGTTCTTCTCGGCGTTATTTTTTTTCACGAGCGGATGAATCGAGGTCAAAGGATATCCTTCCTATTCGCGGTCATAGGGGTTATTATTTTAACGGTTTCTCACGGCTCGTTTCCATTGATCGCCTTTGGACTTGCGCTTACCTTTGGTTTTTACGGTTTATTAAAAAAACTTGTGCGATTGGATGCGTTAATCGGAATGACGATCGAGACACTTTTTATCTTACCCGTTGCTGTCGGTTATTTCATTTACTTACAGCGGGCAGGAAAATCTGTATTTTTAGCCGATTCCGTTTTAACGGATATCGTTTTAGTTGGAGCGGGATTGGCGACCTTTATTCCGTTGTTCTTTTTTGCAAAAGGAGTACAACGAATTCCACTGTACTACGCAGGGATTTTACAATATATTGCTCCAACGGTCATGCTTTTGTTAGGCGTGTTTTTGTATCACGAAAGCTTTTCAATCGTTCAGTTTTCGGCTTTTTCCTTCATTTGGTTAGCGCTCATCGCATTTACATATACAAATGTTAAGGAATTGTACAAGAAAAAACAAAAAGGGGAAGTATCGATGTAA